The Henckelia pumila isolate YLH828 unplaced genomic scaffold, ASM3356847v2 CTG_461:::fragment_3, whole genome shotgun sequence genome window below encodes:
- the LOC140871963 gene encoding uncharacterized protein: MKDNPKRLKSDKYCHFHKDKGHSTEDCYSLRTEIEKLIKRGYLKDFVSKSHHQQRDNKTYEDRRNREPPKNHEKQGMHNGDFHENMPIGGVIAVITGGPACGDSNRARKTLLRNASRGNHCPHPNQAQVVCEISKISKEMTFTESDREYPLVEHNDALVVSATISNFWVKKMLVDSGSSADIIFLNAFVKMGIDNAQLTPISTPLVGFSGEVVEALGEITLPLSLGSYPRRVTKMIKFLVVNASSAYNVILGRPSLNVFQAIGSTYHMKLKFPTSEGVGEAVGDSRLARECHANILRDPANCKKRSRVDEISTQKKRHPQTDEPKNDRIHTIDSEVEKVKHLEATEALKRIEVTPGSPGRTLKIGTEMPAEVEQMITTFLRENADVFAWEGEPLPGIPHEYALHQLNVDPRIKPVKQKKRSFGAEKNKHITVEVEKLVKTKYIRPVSYPEWLANVVLVPKPGGKWRLCIDFTDLNKACPKDLFPLPRIDLLVDSTAGCELLSFLDAYQGYNQIGLAPEDQEKASFITDQGIYCYEVMPFGLKNAGATYQRLVNKMFEKLIGRSMEVYIDDMLIKSVIALKHMEDLKECFEILRKYKMKLNPKKCAFGVRGGKFLGYMVSQRGIEANPEKIKAILSMAPPKSIKGMQELAGRMAALNRKRFSLDRRMSACFRRLKEDLAASPLLVKPRDGDTLLLYLAISTESISAVLTVDREREHKPVYYISKVLQGAELRYTNIEKFALALVVAGRKLRPYFLSHQVVALTNHHLKRILSSPETSGRMTKWAVELSEYGIEYQPRPAIKAQVLADFIVEMETNGAGVSAPTWAIHVDGSSTSGGSGAGVLVESPQGDQFQYAIKFQFPTSNNEAEYEALIMGIELALAAGAGKLIAYSDSQLIVNQVQGNYEAKEDSMKEYLSKVKDLLVRLENFEIKQIPRAENEIADQLAKFGSSATGISSRKITFITCDKKGIGTGSLNILCANQGKPSWKDEIIKYLSEGERPPEQDKARKLRVRAARFTLIDGELYKRGYSQPYLKCLAPAQADYVLREIHEGICGNHLGGKALAGKALR; this comes from the exons ATGAAAGACAACCCAAAGCGACTGAAATCTGACAAGTATTGCCACTTTCACAAAGACAAAGGACATTCTACCGAAGACTGTTATAGTTTGAGAACAGAAATAGAGAAGCTAATCAAACGTGGTTATTTAAAAGACTTCGTGAGTAAGTCTCACCACCAACAACGAGACAACAAGACTTATGAAGACCGCCGAAACAGAGAACCCCCAAAGAATCATGAGAAGCAAGGAATGCATAATGGAGATTTCCATGAGAACATGCCGATCGGAGGGGTTATCGCTGTTATAACCGGGGGACCAGCTTGCGGAGATTCAAATAGAGCAAGGAAGACTCTTCTGCGTAATGCTTCTAGGGGGAATCACTGTCCTCACCCTAACCAAGCCCAAGTCGTGTGTGAAATATCGAAAATATCAAAAGAAATGACATTCACTGAATCAGATAGGGAATACCCTTTAGTTGAGCACAATGACGCATTGGTTGTCTCCGCTACAATATCCAACTTCTGGGTGAAAAAGATGCTGGTTGACTCAGGCAGTTCAGCAGATATCATTTTTCTTAATGCATTTGTTAAAATGGGGATAGACAATGCACAGCTAACGCCCATCAGCACCCCTTTAGTTGGATTTTCTGGAGAAGTAGTGGAAGCACTAGGAGAGATCACACTTCCTCTCTCGCTAGGATCGTATCCGAGAAGAGTTACAAAAATGATAAAGTTCTTGGTAGTAAATGCATCCTCTGCATATAACGTGATACTGGGGCGCCCGAGTCTAAATGTGTTCCAAGCCATAGGATCAACCTATCATATGAAGTTGAAGTTTCCAACGTCAGAAGGAGTTGGAGAGGCTGTTGGTGATAGCAGGTTGGCTCGGGAGTGTCATGCTAACATCCTGCGAGACCCAGCCAATTGCAAGAAAAGGTCAAGGGTGGACGAGATATCAACTCAGAAGAAAAGGCATCCACAGACAGATGAGCCCAAAAATGATAGAATACATACTATCGATAGTGAAGTCGAGAAAGTAAAACACTTAGAGGCAACCGAAGCGCTCAAAAGAATAGAGGTAACTCCAGGAAGTCCCGGTAGAACTCTTAAGATTGGAACGGAGATGCCTGCTGAAGTAGAACAGATGATAACAACGTTCCTCAGGGAAAATGCAGATGTATTTGCCTGGGAAGGTGAACCCTTACCAGGAATACCTCATGAGTATGCCCTCCATCAACTTAATGTGGACCCCAGGATAAAGCCAGTAAAGCAAAAGAAACGATCTTTTGGAGCAGAAAAGAACAAACATATTACGGTCGAAGTAGAAAAACTGGTGAAGACCAAATATATCAGGCCAGTCTCCTATCCCGAATGGCTAGCAAATGTGGTGCTTGTTCCCAAACCCGGAGGTAAGTGGCGTCTATGCATAGACTTTACCGATTTAAACAAGGCTTGCCCCAAAGATCTCTTTCCCTTGCCACGAATCGACTTGTTGGTTGATTCCACCGCCGGATGTGAGTTGCTCAGTTTTTTGGATGCTTACCAAGGGTATAATCAGATAGGGTTAGCTcctgaagatcaagaaaaagcAAGCTTCATTACTGATCAAGGTATCTATTGCTATGAAGTAATGCCTTTTGGATTGAAAAATGCTGGGGCCACGTATCAAAGATTGGTAAACAAAATGTTCGAGAAATTGATCGGGCGGAGTATGGAGGTCTATATCGATGATATGTTGATAAAAAGTGTTATAGCTCTCAAGCATATGGAAGATCTCAAAGAATGTTTTGAGATATTGAGAAAATACAAAATGAAGTTAAACcccaaaaaatgtgcttttggGGTTCGAGGAGGAAAATTCTTAGGATACATGGTTTCCCAGCGAGGAATAGAGGCGAACCCTGAGAAAATTAAAGCAATCCTAAGCATGGCGCCCCCCAAAAGCATAAAAGGGATGCAGGAGTTAGCAGGAAGGATGGCCGCCTTGAACC GGAAAAGGTTTTCGTTGGACCGAAGAATGTCAGCATGCTTTCGAAGACTTAAAGAAGACTTAGCAGCATCACCATTGCTCGTGAAACCAAGAGACGGAGATACCCTTTTACTCTACTTGGCAATATCGACTGAATCAATCAGCGCAGTTCTGACGGTAGACAGGGAACGAGAACATAAACCCGTGTACTACATAAGCAAAGTACTGCAAGGCGCCGAGCTCCGATACACTAACATCGAGAAGTTTGCCTTAGCATTAGTGGTGGCAGGAAGAAAGCTGCGTCCCTACTTTTTATCCCACCAGGTGGTCGCACTAACAAATCACCATTTGAAGAGAATATTGTCCAGCCCAGAGACATCTGGAAGGATGACCAAATGGGCCGTCGAGCTAAGTGAGTATGGGATTGAATATCAGCCGCGCCCCGCCATTAAAGCACAAGTTCTAGCAGACTTCATAGTAGAAATGGAAACCAATGGCGCAGGAGTTTCAGCTCCCACTTGGGCAATCCACGTAGATGGATCCTCCACGTCTGGAGGGAGTGGAGCAGGAGTGTTAGTAGAGAGTCCACAGGGAGATCAGTTCCAGTACGCCATCAAATTTCAGTTTCCAACATCAAACAATGAAGCAGAATACGAAGCACTTATCATGGGAATAGAACTGGCTTTAGCGGCAGGGGCTGGGAAGCTGATCGCCTATAGCGACTCACAACTCATAGTCAATCAAGTTCAAGGGAACTATGAAGCCAAAGAAGATAGTATGAAGGAGTACTTATCAAAAGTGAAGGACCTTCTTGTTCGTTTagagaattttgaaatcaagcaAATTCCTCGAGCTGAAAATGAAATAGCAGATCAACTGGCCAAATTCGGCAGCTCCGCGACAGGAATTAGTAGCAGGAAAATTACGTTCATCACGTGTGATAAAAAGGGAATAGGAACTGGAAGTCTTAACATCCTGTGTGCGAATCAGGGTAAGCCAAGTTGGAAGGATGAAATCATCAAGTACCTGTCAGAAGGAGAACGCCCCCCAGAGCAGGACAAAGCAAGAAAGCTTAGGGTAAGAGCCGCTCGATTCACTTTAATAGACGGAGAACTGTACAAGAGGGGGTACTCTCAGCCGTACTTGAAATGTCTTGCACCTGCTCAGGCAGACTACGTACTCAGGGAAATCCACGAAGGAATTTGTGGAAACCATTTGGGAGGCAAAGCATTGGCTGGAAAAGCACTCCGATAA
- the LOC140872218 gene encoding uncharacterized protein encodes MEEGKKGGEVLPADPAKKLREASSSSVRKARSHPLLLDGVNRDGAESFWDSSDFEIGLRRGAKVVGDHDLNHLIPRSSSILHHSNTLGSCQILSAVRALEAREDKARADEAKILKELAKLKEDVVRLEASEVRAKEEILRLGGENASIKEELRQWPEKLGVKEKEGETLRSELSALYERHYTEVQTGAGFLSSPPGLQLQRSLEERVVESFCTSAAFEDEVFRRAYAIHDELILESRRILREQHVSENVVKMIGPGFPDPDMGPTDMPRVSAPLDDFGDFEIIEALNSLQGDDAPGVP; translated from the exons ATGGAGGAGGGTAAAAAAGGGGGTGAAGTCCTTCCTGCTGATCCTGCGAAGAAACTTCGGGAGGCTTCATCCTCTTCGGTGAGGAAAGCGAGATCACACCCCTTGCTTCTTGATGGGGTGAATAGGGATGGTGCAGAGTCCTTCTGGGACTCTAGTGATTTTGAGATTGGCCTTAGGCGGGGGGCCAAGGTAGTAGGGGATCATGATTTGAACCATTTGATCCCTCGATCCTCTTCGATCCTACACCACTCTAATACCCTTGGCTCTTGTCAG ATTTTGTCCGCTGTACGAGCTCTGGAGGCTCGAGAAGACAAGGCTCGGGCTGACGAGGCTAAGATTCTGAAGGAGTTGGCCAAACTGAAGGAAGATGTTGTTCGCCTTGAAGCTTCGGAGGTTAGGGCGAAGGAAGAGATTCTTCGTTTGGGAGGGGAGAATGCTAGCATTAAGGAAGAACTCCGTCAGTGGCCGGAGAAGCTTGGTGTGAAGGAAAAGGAGGGGGAGACTCTTCGTTCCGAGCTTAGTGCTCTTTATGAGAGGCACTATACTGAGGTGCAGACTGGAGCTGGGTTTTTGTCCTCCCCTCCGGGGTTGCAGTTGCAGAGGAGTTTGGAGGAGAGGGTTGTTGAATCGTTTTGCACCTCCGCTGCTTTTGAGGATGAAGTTTTTCGGCGTGCCTATGCGATTCATGACGAGTTGATACTTGAGAGCCGCCGGATTCTTCGCGAGCAGCATGTTTCGGAGAATGTGGTCAAGATGATTGGCCCTGGTTTTCCAGATCCGGACATGGGACCGACTGATATGCCGAGGGTATCTGCGccccttgatgattttggtgaCTTCGAGATTATAGAGGCTTTGAACTCCCTCCAGGGAGATGATGCTCCTGGTGTTCCATGA
- the LOC140871464 gene encoding probable protein phosphatase 2C 14, protein MDPSFCSSKERANICGPNSDGLISCSLKRKRPPKIEIPNVLREISTHIVKKCEPKEEGVGGDQGFYDYGVGVYSLKGKKKFMEDAHKIFSSKDGTKKEFFGVYDGHGGSKAVEFVAENLHLRIFEKLENASESEAIEEAIKDGYLKTDGEFLKQGFGSGACCVTALIQGQELLVSNLGDCRAVLSRSGIAEGLTTDHCPAREDEQQRIEDKGGYVEFHRGAWRVHGTLAVSRSIGDAHLKDWVISEPDTKIIHLKPDMDFLILASDGLWEEVTNQETVDVVTKLCSGSTKQEVRSVPEIRSSLCPCTSPIDVTKSPRVSLVKTKRMLHHTCHKTSSVYQKNVDDHDDEYCSENRSPPSKIRRISSTQQIKIKKNPFPHNENADLAEKKPTCSSLLTACKELANLAVTRGSLDDITVMIVDLKCYQDV, encoded by the exons ATGGATCCTTCTTTTTGTTCAAGTAAAGAAAGAGCAAACATTTGTGGGCCAAACTCAGATGGTTTGATTTCCTGTTCTTTGAAAAGAAAGAGACCTCCCAAGATTGAGATCCCGAATGTTTTGAGGGAAATCTCTACTCATATAGTCAAGAAATGTGAGCCCAAAGAGGAAGGTGTTGGTGGTGATCAAGGTTTCTATGATTATGGGGTTGGTGTTTATTCTTTGAAGGGCAAAAAGAAGTTCATGGAAGATGCCCACAAGATTTTTTCATCAAAGGATGGTACTAAAAAG GAATTTTTTGGGGTGTATGATGGGCATGGAGGAAGCAAGGCTGTAGAGTTTGTGGCAGAGAATTTGCATTTGAGGATATTTGAAAAGTTGGAGAATGCTTCTGAAAGTGAAGCAATAGAAGAAGCCATCAAAGATGGGTACCTGAAAACAGATGGTGAATTTCTGAAGCAG GGATTCGGCAGCGGTGCTTGTTGTGTAACTGCGTTGATTCAAGGGCAGGAGCTGTTAGTTTCGAACTTGGGAGACTGCAGAGCAGTTTTGAGTAGGAGTGGAATAGCCGAAGGCCTGACAACCGATCATTGCCCTGCTCGTGAGGATGAACAACAAAGAATAGAGGATAAG GGTGGATACGTGGAGTTCCATCGTGGAGCTTGGAGAGTTCATGGAACACTCGCAGTTTCAAGAAGTATTGGAGATGCCCATCTGAAAGACTGGGTGATCTCTGAGCCTGATACAAAGATTATACACTTAAAACCAGATATGGATTTTCTGATTTTAGCTTCTGATGGGCTTTGGGAAGAG GTCACAAATCAAGAAACAGTAGACGTTGTGACGAAGTTATGCTCTGGTAGCACGAAACAAGAAGTGAGATCGGTACCGGAGATTAGGAGTAGTTTATGTCCATGCACAAGTCCCATTGATGTGACAAAATCACCAAGAGTTTCATTGGTTAAAACAAAGAGGATGTTACACCATACATGCCATAAAACGTCTTCGGTTTACCAGAAAAATGTTGATGATCATGACGATGAATACTGTAGTGAAAATCGAAGCCCTCCATCAAAGATTCGAAGAATTTCAAGCACGCAGCAAATCAAGATAAAGAAGAATCCATTTCCACACAATGAGAATGCGGACTTGGCGGAGAAAAAACCGACTTGCAGTTCACTTCTGACTGCTTGCAAAGAGCTTGCAAACCTAGCTGTCACAAGAGGGAGTttggatgatataactgttaTGATAGTCGACTTGAAATGTTACCAAGATGTTTAA
- the LOC140871463 gene encoding LOW QUALITY PROTEIN: protein-tyrosine-phosphatase MKP1-like (The sequence of the model RefSeq protein was modified relative to this genomic sequence to represent the inferred CDS: inserted 1 base in 1 codon), with the protein MLREEEKDPASVGSRKSFSRSASWTERPPRKSHSKPLWNSKARACLPPLQPLSIIKPSIDNWPKTGSDDLGIWPNPPPTPGSMTPRGGLISEQPPREFDCIREKLAFFDKECSRILDHVYLGSEAVAKDREILRQNGITHVLNCVGFVCPEYFRSELVYKTLWLQDCASEDITSILYDVFDYFEDVREQGKHVLVHCCQGVSRSTSLVIAYLMWKEGHSFDDAYQLVKAAREVTDPNVGFACQLLQCQKRVHALPPSPMSLLRMYRMAPHSSYDPLHLVPKMLCDPGEWSLDSRGAFIILIPSALYVWSGKHCSQMMSDNAMAATAQFIRYEMAKGPVINVKEGKESCEFWDAFNYGKGLTDGRSVKSEEQNRSVEPDMVPETAPPCLNQRKCSEYDLDFEMFHRALGGGVVPPFPLSEAGSETSLPARENDWNRLRXKFSSDIVKESITLQS; encoded by the exons atgttaAGGGAAGAAGAGAAGGATCCAGCATCAGTCGGAAGTCGGAAGTCATTCTCAAGGTCGGCTTCATGGACTGAACGCCCGCCAAGAAAGTCACATTCTAAGCCACTATGGAACAGCAAAGCACGGGCATGTTTGCCACCGCTTCAGCCTCTTTCTATCATCAAACCCAGTATCGACAATTGGCCCAAAACTGGGTCAGATGATCTTGGCATATGGCCGAATCCACCTCCAACTCCTGGATCAATGACACCCCGTGGAGGTTTAATTTCCGAACAACCACCTCGAGAGTTCGATTGTATAAGAGAGAAGCTTGCCTTTTTTGACAAGGAGTGCTCAAGGATTTTAGACCATGTATATTTGGGAAGTGAAGCAGTTGCAAAGGATCGCGAAATTCTCCGCCAGAATGGGATCACCCATGTGCTGAACTGTGTGGGTTTTGTTTGCCCGGAATATTTTAGGAGTGAACTAGTGTACAAGACACTTTGGCTGCAGGACTGCGCTTCTGAGGATATTACGAGTATTCTCTACgatgtgtttgattattttgaagaTGTTAGAGAACAAGGGAAACACGTCCTAGTCCACTGTTGTCAGGGAGTTTCTCGATCAACCTCATTGGTTATTGCATATCTTATGTGGAAAGAGGGTCATAGCTTTGATGATGCATACCAGCTTGTCAAAGCTGCCAGAGAAGTTACAGATCCAAATGTGGGATTTGCTTGCCAACTTCTGCAGTGCCAGAAACGTGTGCATGCCCTTCCCCCAAGTCCAATGTCTCTGCTTAGGATGTATCGAATGGCGCCTCACTCGTCATATGACCCACTTCACCTTGTGCCGAAAATGTTGTGTGACCCGGGTGAATGGAGTCTTGATTCTCGGGGGGCATTCATTATTCTCATTCCTTCTGCTTTATATGTCTGGAGCGGGAAGCATTGTTCCCAAATGATGTCAGATAATGCGATGGCAGCAACGGCTCAGTTTATTCGTTACGAAATGGCCAAGGGTCCCGTTATAAATGTCAAAGAAGGCAAAGAGTCATGTGAATTCTGGGATGCATTCAACTACGGAAAGGGTTTAACAGATGGCCGTTCTGTGAAGTCCGAGGAACAAAACAGGTCGGTCGAGCCTGACATGGTACCGGAAACTGCTCCTCCATGTCTCAATCAGAGGAAGTGTTCCGAGTACGATTTAGACTTCGAAATGTTTCACCGAGCTCTTGGTGGTGGGGTTGTACCACCTTTTCCATTATCAGAAGCAGGGTCAGAGACAAGCCTTCCTGCGAGAGAGAATGATTGGAACAGATTGA AGAAATTTTCCAGCGATATAGTCAAGGAATCGATCACTCTTCAAAGTTGA
- the LOC140871615 gene encoding uncharacterized protein At3g49055 yields MSSAEENDVLSDVEEDDPVHIEIKTPESVSVEKFREILAELDRERIAREAAENSKNDIQVSFNRLKVLCHEAIKKRDECSRQRDEAVNGKEEALRKLDSVSKELKEEIKLKEEALRQKDEVLKQLEEVEKAREATRVEMETGSSMLVSGTEKISRKVSSYKDFGGNGLPKSNKYSGLPAVAYSVIKRTNDIVEELVKQIESSVKARNEARELVDHRNYEIAIEVSQLEATIGGLREEMAKKSEEIENLKQSIDEKNGKTAELEKEFFEKHDTIESELSRLRLLVSEYESKMETQRPLLIDQLNFVSSIHEEMCKAMKIVDAKKSSELSESLFLAQESNEENIRASLAGMESIYELSKIVVEKTRDSIEDKTREAKSLSETITQLVNEKEQIGSLLRSTLSKRSSADLSSKTNQLFKVAENGLKEAGIDYKFSKFQPSKEKLGTGESEEDEVYALASALENIIKQSQLEIIELKHSVEELRKESSLYKEHVDAQAKELNQWRHHVEELEEKERVANENVEGLMMDIASAEEEIMRWKVAAQQEAAAGRAVEQEYVAQLAAVRQELEEARQALTESEKKLKFKEETAEAAMVARDAAEKSLKLADTRTSRLRDRVEELTRQLDELDARGNPITGLSRPRYICWPWQWLGLNIVGSHRPETHQESANEMELSEPLL; encoded by the exons ATGTCGAGTGCCGAGGAGAACGATGTATTGAGCGATGTTGAGGAAGATGATCCGGTGCATATTGAAATTAAGACACCAGAAAGTGTATCTGTGGAGAAGTTCCGGGAAATTCTTGCAGAGCTTGATCGTGAGAGAATAGCTCGTGAGGCGGCTGAGAATTCGAAAAATGATATCCAAGTTTCATTTAATCGGCTTAAGGTGTTGTGCCACGAGGCCATCAAGAAACGAGATGAGTGCTCGCGGCAGCGTGATGAGGCAGTGAATGGGAAGGAGGAAGCTTTGAGGAAATTGGATAGTGTTAGCAAGGAGTTGAAAGAAGAAATTAAGCTGAAAGAGGAGGCATTGAGACAGAAAGATGAGGTTTTGAAGCAGCTAGAGGAAGTAGAGAAGGCGAGGGAGGCGACAAGGGTAGAAATGGAAACGGGGTCGTCTATGCTTGTCAGTGGGACGGAGAAGATATCAAGGAAAGTGAGTAGTTATAAAGATTTTGGAGGGAATGGGTTGCCAAAGTCTAATAAGTATTCTGGATTGCCAGCTGTGGCATATAGTGTAATTAAGAGGACGAATGATATCGTGGAGGAGCTTGTAAAACAGATTGAATCAAGTGTCAAAGCAAGAAATGAGGCTCGGGAATTGGTCGACCATAGGAATTATGAGATTGCCATCGAAGTTTCACAGCTTGAGGCAACAATTGGTGGGTTGAGAGAGGAAATGGCAAAGAAAAGTGAGGAAATTGAGAATTTGAAACAGTCAATAGATGAGAAAAATGGGAAAACGGCTGAATTGGAAAAAGAATTTTTTGAGAAGCATGACACAATTGAGAGTGAGCTGTCAAGATTGAGATTATTGGTGAGCGAGTATGAATCGAAAATGGAGACACAAAGGCCGTTGTTGATTGATCAATTGAATTTTGTGTCCAGTATCCACGAGGAAATGTGTAAAGCTATGAAAATTGTTGATGCTAAGAAATCGTCAGAATTGTCTGAGTCCTTATTCCTTGCTCAAGAGTCAAATGAGGAAAATATTAGAGCGTCTTTAGCTGGAATGGAGTCCATATATGAGTTGAGTAAAATTGTTGTTGAGAAAACAAGGGATTCAATAGAGGATAAGACTCGTGAAGCGAAAAGTCTGAGTGAAACTATTACACAATTAGTAAATGAGAAAGAACAAATTGGGTCTTTATTAAGAAGTACATTGTCGAAGCGAAGTTCAGCTGACTTGTCATCTAAAACAAACCAACTGTTTAAAGTTGCAGAAAACGGTTTAAAAGAGGCCGGTATAGATTATAAGTTCAGCAAATTTCAGCCTTCTAAAGAAAAATTGGGTACTGGCGAGTCAGAGGAAGATGAAGTATATGCTCTG GCCAGTGCGCTGGAGAATATCATTAAGCAGTCACAGCTTGAGATTATCGAGCTAAAGCATTCTGTGGAGGAACTAAG GAAAGAGTCAAGTTTATACAAGGAGCATGTAGATGCTCAAGCCAAGGAACTCAATCAATGGAGACATCATGTGGAAGAACTGGAAGAGAAGGAGCGAGTGGCAAATGAAAAT GTTGAAGGGCTTATGATGGATATTGCATCTGCAGAAGAAGAAATCATGCGGTGGAAAGTGGCAGCACAGCAAGAAGCTGCTGCCGGTCGAGCAGTGGAACAGGAGTACGTCGCTCAG TTGGCAGCAGTGCGTCAAGAACTAGAGGAGGCAAGGCAGGCCTTAACCGAGTCAGAGAAGAAACTCAAATTCAAAGAAGAAACCGCAGAAGCTGCCATGGTAGCAAGAGATGCTGCGGAGAAGTCGTTGAAGTTGGCAGATACGAGGACGTCCAGGCTGAGGGATCGAGTGGAAGAGCTCACACGTCAATTGGACGAACTCGATGCACGGGGTAACCCAATAACCGGCCTAAGCAGACCTCGATACATCTGCTGGCCATGGCAATGGCTTGGTTTAAATATTGTAGGCTCACATCGCCCTGAAACGCATCAAGAATCTGCGAATGAAATGGAACTCTCCGAACCACTTCTTTGA